A genome region from Micromonospora peucetia includes the following:
- a CDS encoding protein jag, with the protein MTDTSTPQADQSLDDEGTEPTAVNGDTAETDEESGIREKKTVGESELFRQSEIAADYVEGLLDILDYDGDIDELVSGGRPVVEVVGARLQNLVGQRGATLEALQELARLAVFRQTGTPSRLLLDVGGYRATRRKELAAVAKNAVEKVKEHGEPVRLEPMSAFERKCVHDVVNAMSGVESESEGVEPTRRIIVRPAD; encoded by the coding sequence GTGACCGACACCAGCACCCCCCAAGCCGACCAGTCCCTGGACGACGAGGGGACCGAGCCGACCGCGGTGAACGGCGACACCGCGGAGACCGACGAGGAGTCGGGCATCCGGGAGAAGAAGACGGTCGGCGAGAGCGAACTGTTCCGGCAGAGCGAGATCGCGGCCGACTACGTCGAGGGCCTGCTCGACATCCTCGACTACGACGGCGACATCGACGAGCTGGTCTCCGGCGGTCGCCCCGTCGTCGAGGTGGTCGGCGCTCGGCTGCAGAACCTGGTCGGTCAGCGCGGCGCCACCCTGGAGGCGCTCCAGGAACTCGCCCGGCTGGCCGTCTTTCGGCAGACCGGTACCCCGAGCCGGCTGCTGCTCGACGTCGGCGGCTACCGGGCCACCCGCCGCAAGGAACTCGCCGCAGTCGCCAAGAACGCCGTGGAGAAGGTCAAGGAGCACGGTGAGCCCGTGCGCCTGGAGCCGATGTCCGCGTTCGAGCGCAAGTGCGTACACGACGTGGTCAACGCGATGAGTGGCGTGGAGAGCGAGTCCGAGGGCGTCGAGCCGACCCGGCGCATCATCGTCCGGCCGGCGGACTGA
- the rsmG gene encoding 16S rRNA (guanine(527)-N(7))-methyltransferase RsmG: protein MAPAVTEATPPPAVAVLPPELAGAARTLFGDRIELAAAYAELLATDGVLRGLIGPREAPRIWDRHLLNCAAVAERIPEGATVLDVGSGAGLPGLVLAIARPDLTVTLIEPLARRTSFLIEAVQHLGLTKMVRVFRGRADEAANGSTGVGPLSGDVVTARAVAPLDRLSTWCLPLAVRGGRLIALKGASAADEVAEHAQTVARLGGGEPEVHRCGEGVIDPPTTVVEIVRERMVGPGRPKAAKRSGGGRPRRR from the coding sequence CTGGCGCCGGCCGTCACCGAAGCCACGCCCCCGCCGGCTGTTGCGGTGCTGCCGCCGGAGCTGGCAGGTGCGGCACGCACCCTCTTCGGCGACCGGATCGAGTTGGCTGCCGCGTACGCCGAACTGCTCGCCACCGACGGCGTGCTCCGTGGCTTGATCGGCCCGCGCGAGGCGCCGCGGATCTGGGATCGCCACCTGCTCAACTGCGCGGCGGTGGCCGAGCGGATCCCGGAGGGCGCGACGGTGCTCGACGTCGGTTCCGGGGCCGGGCTGCCCGGCCTGGTGCTGGCCATCGCGCGCCCCGACCTGACGGTGACCCTGATCGAACCGCTCGCCCGGCGCACCTCCTTCCTCATCGAGGCGGTGCAGCACCTCGGGCTGACAAAGATGGTCCGGGTGTTCCGGGGGCGGGCCGACGAGGCGGCGAACGGGTCGACAGGCGTCGGCCCGTTGAGCGGTGACGTGGTGACCGCGCGTGCCGTCGCACCGCTGGACCGGCTCTCGACGTGGTGCCTGCCGCTGGCCGTGCGCGGCGGTCGGCTGATCGCCCTCAAGGGCGCGTCCGCCGCCGACGAGGTCGCCGAGCACGCGCAGACCGTGGCCCGGCTGGGCGGCGGTGAGCCCGAGGTGCACCGCTGCGGCGAGGGAGTGATCGATCCGCCGACGACGGTGGTGGAGATCGTGCGGGAGCGGATGGTCGGGCCGGGTCGACCCAAGGCCGCCAAACGGTCGGGTGGCGGCCGGCCCCGGCGGCGCTGA
- a CDS encoding ParA family protein: MHDDGRYDDPRVTGSTGDPVSRETDYPSWAPDGPPRGRSTRPPDRDAAARPDGVAPEPPAPRVTFDGPRPGNSPGGRATPIRRNASTLARFESPVPQQPIPDSVPGSTPESVPVTDTSASPAGSHGAAAAKAAYVSRETPTREEDDPPLAMEAMRAVQILNPSGEVTMPRPERTRVMCVANQKGGVGKTTTTVNLAVALALHGNRVLVVDLDPQGNASTGLNVPHHTGVPDVYDCLINSVPLEEVAQGVEGIPNLWCVPATIDLAGAEIELVSVVARESRLSRAIDAYPGQFDYVFIDCPPSLGLLTVNALVAAQEVLIPIQCEYYALEGLNQLINNINLVRQHLNPKLDVSTILLTMYDRRTRLADAVEQDVRNHFGDKVLQAVIPRNVRVSEAPSYGQSVMTYDPGSRGATSYFEAAQEIAERGVKEPVNRNA, translated from the coding sequence GTGCATGACGACGGCAGGTACGACGATCCACGCGTGACCGGGTCGACGGGCGACCCGGTTTCACGTGAAACCGACTACCCGAGCTGGGCGCCCGACGGGCCGCCCCGCGGCCGGTCGACCCGACCGCCGGATCGTGATGCGGCAGCCCGGCCGGACGGTGTTGCGCCGGAGCCTCCGGCGCCGCGCGTCACGTTCGACGGGCCGCGCCCCGGCAATTCGCCCGGCGGTCGGGCGACCCCCATCCGGCGCAACGCCTCGACCTTGGCCCGGTTCGAGTCTCCCGTGCCGCAGCAGCCCATCCCCGACTCGGTGCCGGGCTCGACCCCCGAATCCGTTCCCGTCACGGACACGTCCGCGTCCCCGGCCGGCTCCCATGGGGCCGCCGCCGCCAAGGCCGCGTACGTTTCACGTGAAACCCCGACGCGCGAAGAGGATGACCCACCGTTGGCTATGGAGGCGATGCGCGCCGTGCAGATCCTGAATCCGAGTGGCGAGGTGACAATGCCTCGGCCGGAACGGACCCGGGTCATGTGCGTCGCGAACCAGAAGGGCGGCGTGGGAAAGACCACGACCACCGTGAACCTTGCGGTGGCGCTCGCCCTGCACGGCAACCGCGTGCTCGTGGTCGACCTGGACCCGCAGGGCAACGCTTCGACCGGGCTGAACGTCCCGCACCACACCGGCGTGCCGGACGTCTACGACTGCCTCATCAACAGCGTTCCGCTGGAGGAGGTCGCCCAGGGCGTCGAGGGCATCCCCAACCTCTGGTGCGTACCGGCGACGATCGACCTTGCCGGCGCGGAGATCGAGCTGGTGTCGGTGGTCGCGCGCGAGTCCCGGCTGTCCCGGGCGATCGACGCCTACCCCGGCCAATTCGACTACGTCTTCATCGACTGCCCGCCCTCGCTCGGCCTGCTCACGGTCAACGCGCTCGTGGCCGCGCAGGAGGTGCTCATTCCGATCCAGTGCGAGTACTACGCGCTGGAAGGGCTGAACCAGCTGATCAACAACATCAACCTGGTCCGTCAGCACCTCAACCCCAAGCTCGACGTCTCCACCATCCTGCTCACCATGTACGACCGGCGTACCCGGCTGGCCGACGCCGTCGAGCAGGACGTGCGGAACCACTTCGGCGACAAGGTTCTCCAGGCGGTCATCCCCCGCAACGTCCGTGTTTCGGAGGCACCCAGCTACGGCCAGTCGGTGATGACCTACGATCCGGGATCGCGGGGGGCGACGAGCTATTTCGAAGCCGCCCAGGAGATCGCCGAGCGTGGCGTCAAGGAGCCGGTGAACCGGAATGCGTAG
- a CDS encoding ParB/RepB/Spo0J family partition protein yields the protein MKNRPRGGLGRGLGALIPTGPAPTAVIEPITPAEPISTAETLAADVVAGAQTAADDGAGAQTEAAATAVVSPAVAAQPEPQPVLSPVPGARFAEIPVDAIVPNPKQPRQVFDEDALEELKTSIQEVGFLQPIVVRQLDDEKYELVMGERRWRAAEAVGRENIPAIIRDTRDDAMLRDALLENIHRANLNPLEEAAAYQQLLDEFGATHEELARRIGRSRPQISNTIRLLNLPAPVQTRVAAGILSAGHARALLSLDDSEAQEQLALRIVAEGISVRATEEIVALALSDGTSTKEAAKRRPRPHAPALTDLADRLSDRFDTRVKVDIGRSKGKITIEFATVDDLERIVDLIGVGQEEEPEA from the coding sequence ATGAAGAACCGTCCTCGGGGCGGTCTGGGACGGGGCCTTGGGGCGCTCATCCCGACCGGGCCGGCGCCGACCGCCGTGATCGAGCCGATCACCCCCGCCGAACCGATCAGCACGGCTGAGACGTTGGCGGCCGACGTCGTCGCCGGCGCGCAGACGGCCGCCGACGACGGCGCCGGCGCGCAGACCGAGGCGGCGGCAACGGCCGTGGTGAGCCCGGCCGTTGCGGCGCAGCCCGAGCCTCAGCCCGTGCTCAGCCCGGTGCCGGGTGCCAGGTTCGCTGAGATCCCGGTCGACGCGATCGTGCCGAACCCGAAACAGCCCCGCCAGGTCTTCGACGAGGACGCCCTGGAGGAGCTGAAGACCTCGATCCAGGAGGTCGGCTTTCTCCAGCCGATCGTCGTACGGCAGCTCGACGACGAGAAGTACGAGCTGGTCATGGGCGAACGGCGCTGGCGGGCCGCAGAGGCCGTCGGGCGGGAGAACATTCCGGCGATCATCCGGGACACCCGCGACGACGCCATGCTCCGCGACGCGTTGCTGGAGAACATCCATCGGGCGAACCTGAACCCGCTGGAAGAGGCAGCCGCCTACCAGCAGCTGCTGGACGAGTTCGGCGCCACCCACGAGGAGCTCGCCCGACGCATCGGGCGGAGCCGGCCGCAGATCTCGAACACCATTCGCCTGCTCAACCTGCCGGCGCCGGTGCAGACGCGGGTCGCCGCAGGCATCCTCTCTGCCGGGCACGCTCGCGCGCTGCTGAGCCTCGACGATTCCGAGGCGCAGGAACAGCTCGCACTCCGCATCGTCGCCGAGGGGATCTCGGTCCGCGCGACCGAGGAGATCGTCGCGCTGGCCCTGAGCGATGGTACGAGCACGAAGGAGGCGGCCAAGCGCCGTCCGAGGCCGCACGCCCCCGCGCTCACGGATCTGGCCGACCGGCTCTCCGACCGGTTCGACACCCGCGTGAAGGTGGACATCGGCCGGAGTAAGGGCAAGATCACGATTGAGTTCGCGACGGTCGACGACCTGGAGCGGATCGTCGACCTCATCGGCGTCGGCCAGGAGGAGGAGCCGGAGGCCTGA
- a CDS encoding VOC family protein → MATRLVQINMKARDDSALGGFWAEALGWRVSSEGPGVTNLEPEGFVYPDPVAVCLDLIVSPEPKTVKNRVHVDLATTSAAHQAEVVTRLKDLGATPADVGQGDVPWTVMADPEGNEFCVLDWHDPNRDTGPIATVVVDCANPRAMARFWGKAMDWTLHKVTDHNAVLRSAKGVGPYLQFLRTPDVKTVWNRVHLDLRPYPGDDLEAEAARLRTLGATAIDLGQNDVPWTVLADPEGNEFCLLTPG, encoded by the coding sequence ATGGCAACGCGGCTGGTTCAAATCAACATGAAGGCTCGGGACGACTCCGCGCTGGGCGGTTTCTGGGCGGAGGCGCTCGGCTGGAGAGTCTCCAGCGAGGGACCCGGCGTGACCAACCTCGAACCCGAGGGCTTCGTCTACCCCGACCCCGTCGCTGTCTGTCTCGACCTCATCGTCTCCCCGGAACCCAAGACGGTGAAGAACCGCGTGCACGTCGACCTCGCCACCACCTCGGCGGCCCATCAGGCGGAGGTGGTCACGCGCCTGAAGGATCTCGGCGCAACACCTGCCGACGTAGGCCAGGGCGACGTCCCATGGACGGTCATGGCCGATCCAGAGGGCAACGAGTTCTGCGTGCTGGACTGGCACGACCCGAACCGAGACACCGGACCGATCGCCACGGTAGTGGTCGACTGCGCGAATCCGCGAGCCATGGCCCGCTTCTGGGGCAAGGCCATGGACTGGACCCTGCACAAGGTGACCGACCACAACGCGGTACTGCGCTCCGCCAAGGGCGTCGGCCCATATCTGCAGTTCCTCCGCACACCCGACGTGAAGACCGTGTGGAACCGCGTCCATCTCGACCTCCGCCCATACCCAGGTGACGACCTGGAGGCCGAGGCGGCCAGACTGCGGACTCTCGGCGCCACCGCCATCGACCTAGGCCAAAACGATGTCCCGTGGACCGTCCTCGCAGACCCGGAAGGCAACGAGTTCTGCCTCCTCACCCCAGGCTGA
- a CDS encoding D-alanine--D-alanine ligase family protein, which yields MAPTAADRALVTDPAVTADLRVLVLAGGLSYERDVSLRSGRRVLDALRAVGMDAELRDADVALLPALTADPPDAVVIALHGATGEDGSLRGVLDLCGIPYVGCDARASRLAWDKPSAKAVLREAGIPTPDWVALPHDRFSELGAVAVLDRIVERLGLPLMVKPTQGGSGLGAAVVRDAASLPAAMVGCFAYDSTALVERYVPGMDVAVSVVDLGNGPRALPAVEIVPRNGVYDYAARYTAGRTTWHTPARLEPEVANAVADVALAAHTALGLRDLSRVDLIVDSAGQPHVLEVNVSPGMTETSLLPLAVQAAGLDFGRMVGTLVARAAARHP from the coding sequence ATGGCTCCCACCGCTGCCGACCGTGCTCTCGTGACCGACCCGGCCGTCACCGCCGACCTGCGGGTGCTGGTGCTCGCCGGCGGCCTCTCCTACGAACGTGACGTCTCGCTCCGGTCCGGGCGCCGGGTGCTCGACGCGCTGCGCGCGGTCGGGATGGACGCCGAGTTGCGGGACGCCGACGTGGCGCTGCTGCCCGCCCTCACCGCCGATCCACCGGACGCCGTCGTGATCGCCCTGCACGGTGCCACCGGCGAGGACGGATCGCTGCGCGGAGTACTCGACCTCTGCGGCATCCCGTACGTGGGGTGCGACGCCCGCGCGTCGCGGCTCGCCTGGGACAAGCCCTCGGCAAAGGCGGTGCTCCGCGAGGCCGGCATCCCGACCCCCGACTGGGTCGCCCTTCCGCACGACCGGTTCTCCGAGTTGGGCGCTGTGGCGGTGCTGGACCGGATCGTCGAGCGGCTGGGGCTGCCGCTCATGGTGAAGCCCACCCAGGGCGGTTCGGGGCTGGGCGCCGCCGTGGTCCGGGACGCGGCATCCCTGCCGGCCGCGATGGTCGGCTGCTTCGCGTACGACTCGACGGCGCTGGTCGAGCGGTACGTGCCCGGCATGGACGTTGCGGTCTCCGTGGTCGACCTGGGCAACGGGCCGCGCGCCCTGCCGGCGGTGGAGATCGTCCCCCGCAACGGGGTGTACGACTACGCCGCCCGCTACACCGCCGGCCGGACGACCTGGCACACGCCCGCACGACTGGAGCCGGAGGTGGCCAACGCGGTGGCCGACGTCGCGCTGGCCGCACACACCGCGCTGGGCCTACGCGATCTGAGCCGCGTCGACCTCATCGTGGACTCCGCCGGGCAGCCGCACGTGCTGGAGGTCAACGTCTCGCCGGGGATGACCGAGACCTCGCTGCTGCCGCTCGCGGTCCAGGCAGCCGGCCTGGACTTCGGCAGGATGGTCGGGACCCTGGTGGCCCGCGCCGCAGCCCGACACCCCTGA
- a CDS encoding PLP-dependent aminotransferase family protein translates to MTGTTLDDYTDRYARRVRGMTASEIRALFAVASRPEVVSLAGGAPYIAALPLDAVGEMLGRLGAEHGATTLQYGIGQGTLELRERICEVMALSGIDAACGASPDDVVVTVGGQQALDLVARLFLDPGDVVLAEGPTYVGALGVFQAAQAQVAHVPMDDDGLIPEALEAVIAEQARAGRRVKFLYTIPTYQNPTGVTLTEERRERVLDICERAGLLVVEDDPYGQLGFEGDAPAPLRARRRDGVFYLSTFSKTFAPGLRVGWILAPHAVRDKLVIASEAQILCPSGYAQAAVSTYLGTMPWREQLKVYREVYRERRDAMLAALDDLMPAGTTWTTPGGGLFVWATLPDGLDSKAMMPRAIAARVAYVPGTGFYADGTGTGNMRLNFSFPSPERIREGVRRLAGVMEQDIAMRRVFGAVGRPGARRGQAGADTPGPDLA, encoded by the coding sequence ATGACCGGCACGACGCTCGACGACTACACCGACCGGTACGCCCGCCGGGTGCGGGGCATGACCGCCTCGGAGATCCGCGCGCTCTTCGCGGTGGCCAGCCGGCCGGAGGTGGTCTCGCTCGCTGGCGGCGCTCCCTACATCGCGGCCCTGCCGCTCGACGCGGTCGGCGAGATGCTCGGCCGGCTCGGCGCCGAGCACGGCGCCACCACCCTCCAGTACGGCATCGGCCAGGGCACCCTTGAGCTGCGCGAGCGGATCTGCGAGGTGATGGCCCTCTCCGGCATCGACGCCGCCTGCGGCGCTTCCCCGGACGACGTGGTGGTCACCGTTGGCGGGCAGCAGGCCCTCGACCTGGTGGCCCGGCTCTTCCTCGACCCGGGGGACGTGGTGCTCGCCGAGGGGCCGACCTACGTCGGCGCGCTCGGGGTGTTCCAGGCCGCCCAGGCGCAGGTCGCGCACGTGCCGATGGACGACGACGGGCTGATTCCGGAGGCGCTGGAAGCGGTCATCGCCGAGCAGGCGCGCGCCGGCCGGCGGGTCAAGTTCCTCTACACCATCCCCACCTACCAGAACCCGACCGGCGTGACGCTGACCGAGGAGCGGCGGGAGCGGGTGCTCGACATCTGCGAGCGCGCCGGCCTGCTGGTGGTCGAGGACGACCCGTACGGTCAGCTGGGTTTCGAGGGGGACGCGCCGGCGCCGCTGCGCGCGCGGCGCCGCGACGGGGTCTTCTACCTCAGCACCTTCTCCAAGACCTTCGCCCCCGGTCTGCGGGTCGGCTGGATCCTCGCGCCGCACGCCGTCCGCGACAAGCTGGTCATCGCCAGCGAGGCGCAGATCCTCTGCCCGAGCGGCTACGCGCAGGCCGCCGTCTCCACCTACCTCGGCACCATGCCCTGGCGGGAGCAGCTCAAGGTCTACCGCGAGGTCTACCGGGAACGCCGAGACGCGATGCTCGCCGCACTGGACGACCTGATGCCCGCCGGCACGACCTGGACGACGCCGGGCGGCGGCCTCTTCGTCTGGGCGACCCTGCCCGACGGCCTCGACTCGAAGGCGATGATGCCGCGGGCCATCGCCGCCCGGGTGGCATACGTGCCGGGCACCGGCTTCTACGCCGACGGCACCGGCACCGGCAACATGCGGCTCAACTTCTCGTTCCCGTCCCCCGAGCGGATCCGCGAGGGTGTGCGTCGGCTGGCCGGCGTGATGGAGCAGGACATCGCCATGCGGCGGGTGTTCGGCGCGGTCGGCCGCCCCGGTGCGCGGCGCGGGCAGGCCGGCGCGGACACGCCGGGACCCGACTTGGCATGA
- a CDS encoding GNAT family N-acetyltransferase, whose amino-acid sequence MSRRLVSLTLDTLEDLPRPCRQCVYWELDPVSADRACAAGDPGLEKEAWVSQTLLEWGSCGKLVYVDGMPAGFVLYAPPAYVPRSMAFPTSPVSADAALLMTANVVPAFAGGGLGRMLVQGVARDLTKRGIKAIEAFGDAKFGDAKFGDAADPTGACVAPADFFLSVGFKTVRPHPRFPRLRLELRTALSWKSDVEYALEKLLGSMSPETLLRPVRPAPATRSTAG is encoded by the coding sequence ATGTCGCGACGTCTGGTCAGCTTGACCCTCGACACCCTGGAGGACCTGCCCCGTCCGTGCCGGCAGTGCGTCTACTGGGAGCTTGATCCGGTTTCGGCGGACCGGGCCTGTGCCGCGGGCGACCCGGGGCTGGAGAAGGAGGCCTGGGTCTCGCAGACGCTGCTGGAGTGGGGATCCTGCGGAAAGCTCGTCTACGTCGACGGGATGCCAGCCGGCTTCGTCCTGTACGCCCCGCCGGCCTACGTGCCCCGCTCGATGGCGTTCCCCACCTCCCCGGTCTCCGCCGACGCCGCGCTGCTGATGACGGCCAACGTCGTGCCCGCCTTCGCCGGCGGCGGGCTGGGCCGGATGCTGGTCCAGGGCGTCGCCCGGGACCTCACCAAGCGCGGCATCAAGGCGATCGAGGCGTTCGGCGACGCCAAGTTCGGCGACGCCAAGTTCGGCGACGCGGCCGACCCCACCGGCGCCTGCGTCGCCCCGGCCGACTTCTTTCTCTCCGTGGGCTTCAAGACGGTCCGCCCGCACCCGCGCTTTCCCCGCCTGAGGCTGGAGCTGCGGACCGCGCTGAGCTGGAAGTCCGACGTCGAGTACGCGTTGGAGAAGCTGCTCGGCTCGATGAGCCCCGAGACGCTGCTCCGGCCGGTCCGTCCGGCTCCGGCCACCCGTTCGACGGCCGGCTGA
- a CDS encoding N-acetylmuramoyl-L-alanine amidase: MRPIRPGDRGPAVTEIRTVLTGLDLLAPTAPDADEFDTHTERAVRAFQQSRGLSVDGRVGAETWRALDAARWRLGARTLYHAVPEPLTGEDVRSLQERLLEMGYDVGRADAIYGVRTSRAVAQFQREVGLTPDGSCGPHTMNALRRLGRKVVGGRPQWLRESDAIRQSGPTLVGRTVVVDPGHGGTDPGVVVLSGPLRWTEADLVHDLASRLEGRLAASGVRVLLTRGPAPEDCLPDVGRAELANSLGADVFISLHLDGHDNPEAEGVATYHYGTDNGVTSATGERLAGLVQREIVARTGLRDCRTHAKAWDLLRLTRMPAVRVEVGYLTSPTDRARLVDPRFRDRVVEAIVAAVQRMYFPVERDVPTGSINVSELRAVVAAGTVVD, from the coding sequence GTGCGTCCGATCCGACCCGGTGACCGTGGACCGGCGGTGACCGAGATCCGTACGGTGTTGACCGGCCTCGACCTGCTCGCGCCGACGGCGCCGGACGCCGACGAGTTCGACACGCACACCGAACGGGCGGTGCGGGCCTTCCAGCAGTCCCGGGGGCTCAGCGTGGACGGTCGGGTCGGCGCGGAGACCTGGCGGGCCCTGGACGCCGCCCGCTGGCGGCTCGGCGCCCGCACGCTCTACCACGCCGTCCCGGAGCCACTCACCGGTGAGGATGTCCGTTCACTTCAGGAACGACTGCTGGAGATGGGGTACGACGTCGGACGCGCGGACGCCATCTACGGCGTACGGACCTCCCGGGCGGTCGCCCAGTTCCAGCGCGAGGTCGGGCTGACGCCCGACGGCTCGTGCGGGCCACACACCATGAACGCGCTGCGCCGGCTCGGCCGCAAGGTCGTCGGCGGCCGGCCGCAGTGGCTGCGCGAGTCCGACGCCATCCGGCAGTCCGGCCCGACGCTGGTGGGCCGGACCGTCGTCGTCGACCCCGGCCACGGGGGCACCGACCCGGGCGTGGTGGTGCTGTCCGGGCCACTGCGGTGGACCGAGGCGGACCTGGTGCACGACCTGGCAAGCCGGCTGGAGGGCAGGCTCGCCGCCTCCGGCGTCCGGGTGCTGCTCACCCGCGGGCCGGCCCCGGAGGACTGCCTGCCGGACGTCGGGCGGGCGGAGCTGGCCAACTCGCTCGGCGCCGACGTGTTCATCTCGCTACACCTCGACGGGCACGACAACCCGGAGGCCGAGGGGGTGGCGACCTACCACTACGGCACCGACAACGGGGTCACCTCGGCGACCGGGGAGCGGCTGGCCGGGCTGGTGCAGCGAGAGATCGTCGCCCGCACCGGGCTACGTGACTGCCGTACGCACGCGAAGGCGTGGGACCTGCTCCGGCTGACCCGGATGCCGGCCGTACGCGTCGAGGTCGGCTACCTCACCTCGCCCACCGACCGGGCCCGGCTGGTCGACCCCCGGTTCCGGGACCGGGTGGTGGAGGCCATCGTGGCCGCCGTGCAGCGGATGTACTTCCCCGTCGAGCGGGACGTCCCCACCGGCTCGATCAACGTGAGCGAGCTGCGGGCGGTGGTGGCCGCCGGAACGGTGGTCGACTGA
- the trxA gene encoding thioredoxin — MGATKSVTDASFAADVLKSDKPVLVDFWAEWCGPCRKVSPLLEEIAGEMGDQVTIVKLNIDENPETARAYRIMSVPTLTVFKHGEPVQSIAGAKPKGELVKLIESAL; from the coding sequence GTGGGAGCAACGAAGTCGGTCACCGACGCGAGTTTCGCCGCCGACGTACTGAAGTCCGACAAGCCGGTCCTGGTGGACTTCTGGGCCGAGTGGTGCGGCCCGTGCCGCAAGGTGTCGCCGCTGCTGGAGGAGATCGCCGGCGAGATGGGCGACCAGGTCACCATCGTCAAGCTCAACATCGACGAGAACCCGGAGACCGCGCGCGCCTACCGGATCATGTCGGTCCCGACCCTCACCGTCTTCAAGCACGGCGAGCCGGTGCAGTCGATCGCCGGTGCAAAGCCGAAGGGCGAGCTCGTCAAGCTCATCGAATCAGCGCTCTGA
- the trxB gene encoding thioredoxin-disulfide reductase, producing the protein MDEVRNLIIIGSGPAGYTAAVYAARANLKPLIIEGVQSGGALMTTTEVENFPGFADGILGPELMDNMRKQAERFGAEFLTDDVTRVELKDTGSLGSDAVSTVWVGQTAYRARAVILTTGSAWRPLGVPGEQEYLGHGVSSCATCDGFFFRNQHIVVVGGGDSAMEEASFLTRFAESVTILHRRDSFRASKIMAERALSNDKIKVEWNTVVEEILGDDGKVCGVRVRNTHTGEAKVLDVTGVFVAIGHDPRSELFRGQVELDDEGYVKVEAPSTRTSVPGVFAAGDLVDHTYRQAITAAGTGCAAALDAERFIATLQG; encoded by the coding sequence GTGGACGAGGTCCGCAACCTGATCATCATCGGCTCCGGGCCGGCCGGTTACACGGCTGCGGTCTACGCGGCGCGCGCCAACCTCAAGCCGCTCATCATCGAGGGCGTGCAGTCCGGCGGCGCGCTGATGACGACCACCGAGGTGGAGAACTTCCCCGGTTTTGCCGACGGCATTCTCGGCCCCGAGCTGATGGACAACATGCGCAAGCAGGCCGAGCGGTTCGGCGCGGAGTTCCTCACCGACGACGTGACACGGGTCGAGCTGAAGGACACCGGCAGCCTGGGCTCCGACGCCGTCAGCACCGTCTGGGTGGGCCAGACCGCGTACCGGGCCAGGGCGGTCATCCTCACCACCGGCTCCGCGTGGCGCCCGCTCGGCGTGCCCGGTGAGCAGGAATACCTGGGCCACGGCGTCTCGTCCTGCGCGACCTGTGACGGCTTCTTCTTCCGCAACCAGCACATCGTGGTCGTCGGCGGCGGTGACTCGGCGATGGAGGAGGCCAGCTTCCTCACCCGGTTCGCCGAGTCGGTCACCATCCTCCACCGCCGGGACTCCTTCCGGGCCAGCAAGATCATGGCCGAGCGGGCGCTGAGCAACGACAAGATCAAGGTCGAGTGGAACACCGTGGTCGAGGAGATCCTCGGCGACGACGGAAAGGTGTGCGGTGTGCGGGTACGCAACACGCACACCGGCGAGGCCAAGGTCCTGGACGTCACCGGCGTCTTCGTGGCCATCGGTCACGACCCGCGCAGCGAGCTCTTCCGGGGGCAGGTGGAGCTGGACGACGAGGGCTACGTGAAGGTCGAGGCGCCCAGCACCCGGACCAGCGTGCCCGGTGTCTTCGCCGCCGGCGACCTGGTGGACCACACCTACCGCCAGGCGATCACCGCCGCCGGCACGGGCTGTGCCGCCGCGCTGGACGCCGAACGCTTCATCGCCACGCTGCAGGGCTGA